One genomic window of Arthrobacter caoxuetaonis includes the following:
- the serC gene encoding phosphoserine transaminase, translated as MGETTALTIPADLLPKDGRFGAGPSKVRPEQMEALSRAGAKLLGTSHRQAPVRNLVGSVREGLSSLFSAPEGYEVVLGVGGSTAFWDVASFGLVENKAQHLSFGEFGSKFAAATNKAPFLSASSIIKAEPGTRPEAQAEAGVDVYAWPQNETSTGVAAPVRRVEGADKDSLVLIDATSAAGGLDVDLSEADVYYFAPQKNFASDGGLWLGMFSPAAIERAARINASDRWIPDFLNLQTAIDNSRLNQTYNTPSLSTLVTLNAQLEWLNSNGGLKFATDRTADSAGRIYAWAEASSVATPFVGRAEDRSNVIATIDFDDSIDAAGIAKTLRANGVVDVEPYRKLGRNQLRIATFVAIEPEDVSALLQCIDYVIEHS; from the coding sequence ATGGGCGAAACCACCGCACTTACCATCCCTGCAGATCTTCTTCCAAAGGACGGACGTTTCGGTGCCGGTCCTTCCAAAGTCCGCCCCGAACAAATGGAGGCTCTCTCCCGTGCCGGAGCAAAGCTCCTTGGCACCTCCCACCGCCAGGCTCCGGTCCGGAACCTGGTCGGCAGCGTCCGGGAGGGACTTTCCTCGCTGTTCTCCGCTCCCGAAGGATACGAAGTAGTCCTCGGCGTTGGCGGATCCACGGCGTTCTGGGATGTTGCGTCATTCGGCCTCGTGGAGAACAAGGCACAGCATCTTTCATTCGGTGAATTCGGATCCAAGTTCGCTGCGGCTACGAACAAGGCGCCTTTCCTGTCCGCATCCAGCATCATCAAGGCGGAGCCCGGAACCCGTCCCGAGGCGCAGGCCGAGGCGGGCGTCGACGTGTACGCCTGGCCGCAGAATGAGACGTCCACGGGCGTTGCGGCTCCGGTCCGCCGGGTCGAAGGTGCGGACAAGGATTCCCTGGTCCTGATCGACGCGACATCCGCTGCCGGCGGACTCGACGTCGACCTCTCGGAGGCGGATGTCTATTACTTCGCACCGCAGAAGAACTTCGCGTCCGACGGCGGGCTCTGGCTTGGCATGTTCTCCCCGGCCGCCATTGAGCGTGCAGCGCGGATCAACGCATCGGACCGCTGGATCCCCGATTTCCTGAACCTGCAGACGGCAATCGACAACTCACGCCTGAACCAGACCTACAACACGCCGTCGCTCTCCACCCTGGTGACACTGAACGCCCAGCTGGAGTGGCTGAACTCGAACGGCGGGCTGAAGTTCGCCACGGACCGCACGGCAGACTCAGCAGGCCGTATTTATGCCTGGGCCGAAGCGTCCTCCGTCGCCACGCCGTTTGTTGGCCGGGCCGAAGACCGGTCCAACGTGATCGCAACCATCGACTTCGACGATTCGATCGACGCTGCCGGGATCGCCAAGACCCTGCGCGCGAACGGCGTGGTGGACGTTGAGCCGTACCGCAAGCTCGGCCGCAACCAGCTGCGCATCGCGACGTTCGTGGCGATCGAACCCGAGGACGTCAGCGCACTGCTGCAGTGCATCGACTACGTTATCGAGCATTCCTAG
- a CDS encoding MFS transporter, producing MFRSLRIFNYRIWFIGALVSNIGTWMQRTAQDWLVYDILTNQDAAAMGIVMALQLGPQLLLAPWAGLIADSYDRRKVLLTTQVSMAALGAGLGLLVLSGHAHLWHVYAFALALGVVSAIDAPARQSFVSEVVSEENLPNAVALNSASFNGARMVGPAAAGLLTVAVGPGWVFLINTVTFAAMVLALLKMRSAELRVLPKAPPGKGRIRAGLKYVKYRPDLVMVLVAIFIVGTFGLNFAVYIAAMARTEFGQDAGIFGLLNSIMAIGSVCGALLSARRERPRLRFIFGAAGAFGVSCLLAAFSPNLWIFALSLIPTGLFALTLMTSANAYVQTTTTPVMRGRVMALYFAIFMGGTPLGAPIVGWVSNAFGPRWSLGVAAASGIITAVVGLVWAWRSHHLRLHYDRTVRRRLYLTTRETEQDPKPR from the coding sequence ATGTTCCGTTCGCTTCGCATCTTCAACTACCGCATCTGGTTCATTGGAGCCCTGGTCTCCAATATCGGCACCTGGATGCAGCGCACGGCCCAGGACTGGCTGGTCTATGACATCCTGACGAACCAGGATGCCGCGGCCATGGGCATTGTGATGGCGCTCCAGCTTGGACCCCAGCTGCTGCTCGCCCCCTGGGCCGGGCTCATCGCCGACAGTTACGACCGGCGAAAGGTCCTGCTCACCACCCAGGTATCCATGGCTGCCCTGGGCGCCGGGCTGGGATTGCTGGTGCTCTCGGGACATGCGCACCTGTGGCACGTCTACGCTTTCGCGCTGGCGCTGGGTGTCGTCTCGGCGATTGACGCCCCGGCCCGCCAGAGTTTTGTCTCCGAGGTGGTCTCCGAGGAGAACCTGCCCAACGCCGTCGCGCTGAACAGTGCGTCCTTCAACGGTGCCCGCATGGTCGGCCCCGCAGCAGCGGGCCTGCTGACCGTGGCGGTCGGGCCCGGCTGGGTGTTCCTCATCAATACCGTGACTTTTGCGGCGATGGTCCTGGCGCTGCTGAAAATGCGCAGCGCGGAGCTGCGGGTGCTGCCCAAGGCGCCTCCGGGCAAGGGGCGCATCCGGGCAGGGCTGAAGTACGTGAAGTACCGGCCGGACCTGGTCATGGTCTTGGTGGCGATCTTCATCGTGGGCACATTCGGCCTCAACTTCGCCGTATATATAGCAGCCATGGCCCGCACCGAGTTTGGCCAGGACGCGGGAATCTTCGGTCTGCTGAACTCGATCATGGCCATAGGTTCTGTCTGCGGGGCACTGCTCTCCGCCCGGCGGGAACGCCCGCGGCTGCGCTTCATCTTCGGGGCTGCGGGAGCATTCGGGGTTTCCTGCCTGCTTGCGGCGTTCTCCCCGAACCTGTGGATCTTTGCCCTGTCCCTGATTCCCACCGGGCTGTTTGCGCTGACCCTGATGACAAGCGCAAATGCCTATGTGCAGACGACGACGACCCCCGTCATGCGCGGGCGTGTCATGGCGCTGTACTTCGCCATTTTCATGGGCGGGACGCCGCTTGGTGCGCCGATCGTGGGTTGGGTGTCCAACGCTTTCGGACCGCGGTGGAGCCTTGGGGTCGCGGCGGCATCGGGCATCATCACCGCCGTGGTGGGACTGGTCTGGGCCTGGCGTTCCCACCATCTGCGCCTGCACTACGACCGCACCGTCCGGCGGCGCCTCTACCTGACGACCCGGGAAACGGAACAGGACCCCAAACCGCGGTAG
- a CDS encoding DNA repair helicase XPB codes for MVDGPLIVQSDKTILLEVDHEKAQEARHAIAAFAELERAPEHIHSYRLTPLGLWNARAAGLDAEQVLNTLLTYSRFPVPHSLLVDIEETMSRYGRLRLEKDPQHGLVLRTNDYPVLEEVLHAKKIQPLLGPRIDGETVVVQSAMRGQLKQLLLKLGWPAEDLAGYVDGTPHPILLNEDGWALRPYQKLATENFWAGGSGVVVLPCGAGKTLVGAAAMATSSTTTLILVTNTVSARQWKDELLKRTSLTEDEIGEYSGAVKEVRPVTIATYQVLTLKRGGLYPHLELLDANDWGLIIYDEVHLLPAPIFRMTADLQARRRLGLTATLVREDGREGEVFSLIGPKRYDAPWKDIEAQGYIAPADCIEVRVDLPRDERVAYAMAEDGDKYRLCSTSETKSKVVEDLVRRHAGDQILVIGQYIDQLDELAERLDAPVIKGETPVKERQRLFDLFRRGELKTLVVSKVANFSIDLPEASVAIQVSGSFGSRQEEAQRLGRLLRPKADGRAAHFYTVVARDTLDQDFAAKRQRFLAEQGYAYSIQDAADIEKPA; via the coding sequence ATGGTTGACGGACCGTTGATCGTCCAAAGTGACAAGACCATCCTGCTGGAAGTGGATCACGAGAAAGCCCAGGAAGCCCGCCACGCGATTGCGGCTTTTGCGGAACTCGAACGGGCTCCCGAGCACATCCACAGCTACCGGCTGACGCCCCTGGGGCTGTGGAACGCCCGCGCCGCGGGCCTGGACGCCGAACAGGTACTCAACACCCTGCTCACGTATTCCCGTTTCCCGGTTCCGCACTCCCTGCTCGTGGACATCGAAGAGACGATGTCCCGCTACGGGCGGCTCCGGCTCGAGAAGGATCCACAGCACGGGCTGGTGCTGCGGACCAATGACTATCCCGTCCTTGAGGAAGTGCTGCACGCCAAGAAGATCCAGCCGCTGCTCGGCCCCCGGATCGACGGGGAAACCGTGGTGGTGCAGTCCGCGATGCGAGGCCAGCTCAAACAGCTCCTGCTCAAGCTGGGCTGGCCGGCGGAAGACCTCGCCGGCTACGTTGACGGAACTCCCCATCCGATCCTGCTGAACGAGGACGGCTGGGCCCTGCGCCCTTACCAGAAGCTGGCCACGGAGAATTTTTGGGCCGGCGGCTCGGGTGTGGTGGTGCTTCCGTGCGGTGCCGGGAAGACCCTCGTGGGTGCTGCTGCCATGGCTACCAGCTCCACGACCACGCTGATCCTGGTCACCAACACCGTCTCGGCACGGCAGTGGAAGGATGAGCTCCTCAAGCGCACGTCGCTCACTGAAGACGAAATCGGCGAGTACTCCGGTGCGGTCAAGGAAGTCCGTCCGGTCACCATTGCCACGTACCAGGTGCTCACGCTCAAACGCGGAGGACTGTACCCGCACCTGGAATTGCTGGACGCCAACGACTGGGGCCTGATCATCTATGACGAGGTCCATCTGCTCCCGGCACCCATCTTCCGTATGACGGCTGACCTGCAGGCCCGCCGAAGGCTTGGACTCACGGCCACCCTGGTCCGTGAAGACGGCCGCGAGGGTGAGGTCTTCTCCCTCATCGGGCCAAAGCGCTATGACGCTCCGTGGAAGGACATTGAGGCCCAGGGCTACATTGCGCCCGCAGACTGCATCGAGGTCCGGGTGGACCTTCCGCGGGACGAGCGCGTTGCGTACGCCATGGCCGAAGACGGCGACAAGTACCGCCTGTGTTCGACGTCGGAAACCAAGTCCAAGGTGGTTGAGGACCTGGTCCGGCGCCATGCCGGGGACCAGATCCTGGTCATTGGCCAGTACATCGACCAGCTGGACGAACTGGCCGAACGCCTGGACGCCCCGGTGATCAAGGGTGAGACTCCGGTAAAGGAACGCCAGCGGCTCTTCGACCTCTTCCGCAGGGGGGAACTCAAGACCCTGGTGGTCTCCAAGGTCGCAAACTTCTCGATCGACCTGCCCGAAGCCTCGGTGGCCATCCAGGTCTCCGGGTCCTTCGGCTCGCGCCAGGAAGAAGCGCAGCGCCTCGGGCGCCTGCTGCGCCCGAAGGCTGACGGCCGGGCAGCGCACTTCTACACCGTCGTCGCGCGGGACACCCTGGACCAGGACTTCGCTGCGAAGCGGCAGCGCTTCCTGGCCGAGCAGGGCTACGCCTATTCCATCCAGGACGCTGCGGACATCGAAAAGCCCGCCTAG
- a CDS encoding DUF3027 domain-containing protein yields MNTTDTFVPEEPKKPAARKPQRRPSKPDAVLAAAVETARAGLLEVVPEVQLGEWIGAVPEADRLVTHRFQANRAGYRGWQWYATVARVPRGKVATVCEVGLLPSEDSVLAPEWVPWSERLRPEDVAAQAEVKAGERAENAAPENEEPRTGAEEQEKAVEPEEDAADGAAMEDE; encoded by the coding sequence GTGAACACAACCGACACCTTCGTTCCAGAAGAGCCGAAAAAACCCGCGGCACGGAAGCCCCAGCGCCGGCCCTCCAAACCGGACGCCGTGCTGGCAGCTGCCGTGGAGACGGCACGCGCCGGGCTCCTGGAAGTGGTGCCGGAGGTCCAGCTGGGAGAGTGGATCGGGGCAGTGCCTGAAGCTGACCGGCTGGTCACCCACCGGTTCCAGGCGAATCGGGCCGGCTACCGCGGCTGGCAGTGGTACGCCACCGTTGCGCGGGTTCCCCGCGGAAAGGTCGCCACGGTCTGCGAAGTCGGACTGCTGCCCTCCGAGGACTCTGTCCTGGCTCCGGAATGGGTTCCGTGGTCCGAGCGGCTCCGTCCGGAGGATGTTGCTGCCCAGGCAGAAGTAAAGGCAGGGGAGCGCGCAGAGAACGCTGCCCCCGAAAATGAGGAACCCCGGACCGGGGCTGAAGAGCAGGAAAAGGCAGTCGAACCGGAAGAGGACGCAGCCGACGGCGCGGCCATGGAGGACGAATAA
- a CDS encoding DUF6507 family protein: protein MPINGWDIQVAAVRGVIGKARATVEDLQAEETKLQNAVTSAACSANSPVILQALTDCYEDYLSRLLNSGTIRGDNACNSTSDAVNHYVRGDEEMAGNANRMAGESPAAGADADSTGGGR, encoded by the coding sequence ATGCCGATTAACGGCTGGGATATCCAGGTCGCCGCAGTCCGCGGCGTCATTGGGAAGGCGCGGGCCACGGTGGAAGACCTGCAGGCCGAAGAGACCAAGCTCCAGAACGCGGTCACCTCCGCTGCCTGCTCCGCCAACAGTCCCGTCATCCTTCAGGCACTCACGGACTGCTATGAGGACTATTTGTCCCGGCTGCTCAACAGCGGCACCATTCGCGGCGACAACGCCTGCAATTCGACCAGCGACGCCGTCAATCATTATGTGCGCGGCGATGAAGAGATGGCCGGCAATGCCAATCGGATGGCCGGCGAATCCCCGGCTGCCGGCGCGGACGCGGACAGCACAGGAGGCGGACGGTGA
- a CDS encoding cold-shock protein, translated as MPIGKVKWFDTGKGFGFLATDDGQEVFLHASALPSGVSEVKPGTRMEFGVADGRRGPQALSARILEAPPSVAKATRKPADDMAVITEDLIKLLDGISNGLRRGRYPEKKHATKVAAVLRAVADDLDA; from the coding sequence GTGCCCATCGGCAAGGTCAAGTGGTTCGACACTGGCAAGGGATTCGGATTCCTGGCCACTGACGACGGCCAGGAAGTTTTTCTGCATGCCTCCGCACTTCCCTCCGGTGTGAGCGAGGTGAAGCCTGGAACCCGCATGGAGTTTGGTGTGGCGGACGGCCGCCGCGGGCCGCAGGCGCTTTCCGCGCGCATCCTGGAAGCTCCGCCCTCGGTGGCGAAGGCCACGCGCAAGCCGGCTGACGACATGGCCGTGATTACCGAAGACCTTATTAAACTGTTGGACGGCATTTCCAACGGACTGCGCCGGGGCCGGTACCCCGAGAAAAAGCACGCAACCAAGGTTGCTGCAGTGCTGCGGGCCGTCGCCGATGACCTTGACGCATAG
- a CDS encoding M23 family metallopeptidase: protein MSKHAASGRRRAETPAAPLRPRSTDRSTGRRRAETVQRPLGASAQKLAIGAAASGLVLTVALPTTAAADIPMEQPTPSAAPAVSADPNVTLSFDRAALTSKFDPDAKLQGLTVAGMDVTPAAAKGTLATPLESELVQASSFGYRVSPITGAAGELHTGQDFAAACGTEVTAAASGTVTFAGWHALGGGNRVVLDHGNGVETTYNHLSAISVSVGDKVQRGHLVGASGSTGASTGCHLHFEVMVNGTAVDPLGWL, encoded by the coding sequence TTGTCGAAGCATGCAGCTTCGGGCAGGCGCAGAGCCGAAACACCGGCTGCACCGCTGCGCCCACGCTCCACCGACCGGTCAACAGGCCGGCGCCGCGCAGAAACAGTCCAGCGCCCCCTTGGGGCGTCGGCACAGAAGCTGGCCATTGGTGCTGCGGCATCGGGCCTGGTCCTGACGGTCGCCCTGCCTACGACCGCTGCTGCCGATATTCCGATGGAGCAGCCCACGCCGTCAGCGGCACCTGCCGTGTCGGCGGATCCGAACGTCACACTGAGCTTCGACCGGGCGGCGCTTACCAGCAAGTTTGATCCGGACGCCAAGCTCCAGGGGCTCACCGTGGCCGGAATGGACGTCACGCCGGCCGCGGCCAAGGGCACACTGGCCACGCCGCTGGAATCCGAACTGGTGCAGGCCTCGTCCTTCGGTTACCGGGTCAGTCCGATCACGGGAGCAGCGGGAGAGCTGCACACCGGCCAGGACTTTGCTGCTGCCTGCGGGACCGAGGTCACGGCAGCAGCCAGCGGCACCGTTACCTTTGCCGGGTGGCATGCCCTCGGCGGCGGGAACCGCGTGGTCCTCGATCACGGCAATGGCGTGGAGACGACGTATAACCACCTTTCCGCCATCAGCGTGTCTGTGGGGGATAAGGTCCAGCGCGGCCACTTGGTGGGCGCCAGCGGCAGCACCGGCGCATCAACCGGCTGCCATCTGCATTTCGAAGTAATGGTAAACGGCACTGCTGTCGACCCTCTTGGGTGGTTGTGA
- a CDS encoding NlpC/P60 family protein, which translates to MSSNTSGRHRAPAVQTSPLTALSKAVTANAGSVGRQAAVVVAASGLVLAAGMPAQAAPVSTDRQALESTPLNVVTSNGTVTVSEQAPFELPVEPLAGSLSGAEIRAEIAAAELAAAEEAAAALAAQQEAYAAQQAAAAPAAAAQASTGLTTASSAPVAEVSASGVAAGLVASAYSQIGVAQDCTAMVEKALRSVGKSVGDLGPSQFFAFGAVVGTPQAGDLVITGGHVAIYVGNGQVISGGLNGMNTGLHSLSDLPGASFVRVS; encoded by the coding sequence GTGTCATCAAACACGTCCGGACGCCACCGTGCGCCCGCAGTCCAAACCAGCCCGCTTACGGCGCTTTCCAAAGCCGTAACCGCCAACGCAGGATCTGTCGGCCGTCAGGCCGCCGTCGTCGTCGCAGCTTCCGGCCTCGTCCTGGCCGCAGGTATGCCGGCGCAGGCCGCACCGGTCTCCACTGACCGCCAGGCACTGGAATCCACCCCCCTCAACGTTGTGACCTCCAACGGGACCGTCACGGTCTCCGAGCAGGCACCTTTCGAACTTCCGGTTGAGCCCCTTGCCGGCTCGCTTTCCGGTGCCGAGATCCGCGCCGAAATTGCGGCAGCCGAGCTCGCGGCAGCCGAAGAAGCCGCAGCGGCACTCGCCGCCCAGCAGGAAGCCTATGCAGCCCAGCAGGCCGCAGCCGCTCCCGCAGCCGCAGCACAGGCCTCCACCGGCCTCACCACGGCGTCTTCCGCTCCGGTGGCCGAGGTTAGCGCCAGCGGCGTTGCAGCCGGACTGGTAGCTTCTGCCTACTCGCAGATCGGCGTGGCGCAGGACTGCACCGCCATGGTCGAGAAGGCACTGCGCTCGGTCGGCAAGTCCGTCGGCGACCTCGGTCCCTCACAGTTCTTCGCTTTCGGTGCCGTGGTTGGCACTCCGCAGGCAGGCGACCTGGTAATCACCGGCGGCCACGTAGCCATCTACGTCGGCAACGGCCAAGTCATCTCCGGTGGCCTGAACGGCATGAACACCGGCCTGCACTCCCTGTCCGACCTTCCCGGCGCAAGCTTCGTCCGCGTCAGCTGA
- a CDS encoding metal-dependent transcriptional regulator, whose amino-acid sequence MTDLIDTTEMYLRTILELEEENIVALRARIAERLRHSGPTVSQTIGRMERDGLVVVSGTRQLELTEFGRRRATEVMRKHRLAERLLADVIGLDWAYVHDEACRWEHVMSERVERRLYDLLGHPTESPYGNPIPGLEAIGGLPSAQTTSCLNLVSAVGSAQPGEEMLLERLAEPIQVDPELLTQLDEAGLRPGATITAEVVGGYISVRVPGIEGALELPAEVASHVFVAQPARDIPVS is encoded by the coding sequence ATGACGGACCTCATAGACACAACTGAGATGTATCTTCGAACCATTCTGGAACTCGAAGAGGAGAACATCGTGGCTCTCCGGGCGCGGATTGCCGAGCGTCTGCGCCATTCCGGTCCTACGGTCTCCCAGACCATCGGCCGGATGGAACGCGATGGCCTGGTTGTGGTTTCGGGAACCCGTCAGCTGGAGCTGACCGAATTCGGACGCCGGCGGGCAACGGAGGTCATGCGCAAGCACCGCCTGGCCGAGCGCCTGCTGGCCGACGTGATCGGACTGGACTGGGCCTACGTCCATGACGAGGCCTGCCGCTGGGAACACGTGATGAGCGAACGGGTGGAACGGCGGCTCTACGACTTGCTGGGACACCCCACAGAGTCGCCCTACGGGAACCCCATTCCAGGCCTGGAGGCGATTGGCGGGCTGCCCTCGGCGCAGACAACCAGCTGCCTGAATTTGGTCTCGGCGGTGGGTTCTGCCCAGCCGGGAGAAGAGATGCTGCTGGAACGGCTGGCCGAACCGATCCAGGTGGATCCCGAACTGCTGACCCAGCTCGATGAAGCCGGCCTGCGGCCCGGCGCCACCATTACGGCGGAGGTGGTAGGCGGCTATATCTCCGTGCGGGTTCCCGGGATTGAAGGCGCACTGGAACTGCCCGCGGAAGTGGCATCCCACGTCTTTGTCGCGCAGCCCGCCCGCGACATTCCGGTGTCCTGA
- a CDS encoding helicase-associated domain-containing protein: MSAIRALAEDLAARSDEQLRELLTARPDLVLPPVPDFQALAARASTRISVQRALEKLTAPQMQVLEALDLTTNEDSHLSTTASWLKASIAGSTIKALDSILSYLHQLALLRRARPHPGAPKADAGRRFYLPVSVLGEALGAYPAGLGRPYSTLAAQQPEFGQRLVEIVEGLRKRGLPIEKADTPATAAHSLHHLVSDPAGWNALLADAPPQTGDLLRRFKYSPVGTIPKKAAISRAVLDNPSPTPVEWLVAHGLLVPLDALHVELPRPVGQASRGHVIVSDFQLEPVSPTPRAVPNTLRDNAAFGAVAETLRLMTELLAVAAEAPIGTLRSGGVGVREVRRVSEALRLDPMGTAWLLELAALSGLLVLDAATARWGTAETDWLTLDRELQWRRLVESWLEAERAPSLVGGPLPGGGVINALAGELSRPDAPLVRRRALEMLSELSAAGVGQETHSAAFDVEDLIGALTWHQPRLQRRFARLVPGILKEAAQLGLIGSGALSELGHAVAASDFGRATGRLNQALPAPLSSFLLQADLTAVAPGYLDPSVARQLSLISDAEGRGPAAIYRFSADSIRRALDADMDAASILEFLSHYSATEVPQPLRYLVEDTASRHGRLRIGAAWSYLRSDDEAALNALVADPRSAPLGLTRIAPTVVSSAATPQELALAIRGLGYAPVMEGRAREANGSHVRPPVPAPSSSSTRVNQWELSDEDLDAQLAALRGRGPAVAKHNDESMPLVGLETLRKAIRTKSSVRMGVVDSQGNERQEIFVPLSVGEGRVRVFDPRRDVERVVSIHRIMDVEIVEGSPAHG, translated from the coding sequence ATGTCCGCGATCCGAGCATTGGCCGAAGACCTTGCAGCGCGCAGTGACGAACAACTGCGTGAGCTTTTGACCGCCCGGCCTGACCTGGTGCTTCCTCCGGTGCCGGATTTCCAGGCCCTGGCGGCCCGCGCATCCACGCGCATCAGCGTCCAGCGGGCGCTGGAAAAGCTCACGGCTCCCCAGATGCAGGTCCTCGAAGCGCTGGATCTCACGACCAATGAGGACTCACACCTCAGCACAACGGCCTCCTGGCTGAAGGCCTCGATCGCCGGTTCAACCATCAAGGCCCTGGATTCGATCCTCAGTTACCTGCACCAGCTGGCGCTGCTGCGCCGTGCCCGCCCCCACCCCGGCGCCCCGAAGGCCGACGCCGGACGCCGCTTCTACCTGCCGGTGTCCGTTCTGGGTGAGGCGCTGGGCGCCTACCCGGCAGGGCTTGGCCGTCCGTATTCCACGCTCGCTGCCCAGCAGCCCGAGTTCGGGCAACGCCTCGTCGAGATCGTGGAGGGGCTGAGAAAGCGCGGCCTGCCCATCGAGAAGGCAGACACTCCCGCCACGGCGGCACATTCCCTGCATCACCTGGTCTCGGACCCGGCGGGCTGGAACGCCCTCCTGGCTGACGCACCGCCGCAGACCGGGGACCTGCTGCGCCGGTTCAAGTACTCCCCTGTCGGGACCATCCCGAAGAAGGCCGCCATCAGCCGCGCCGTGCTGGATAATCCCTCGCCGACTCCGGTCGAATGGCTCGTCGCGCACGGCCTGCTGGTGCCGCTGGATGCCCTGCATGTGGAGCTGCCCCGTCCCGTAGGCCAGGCGTCGCGCGGCCATGTCATCGTTTCTGATTTCCAGCTTGAGCCTGTGTCCCCGACACCGCGGGCGGTGCCGAATACCCTGCGCGACAACGCGGCCTTCGGAGCGGTAGCTGAAACCCTGCGCCTCATGACCGAACTGCTGGCCGTCGCTGCGGAGGCACCCATTGGAACCCTGCGGTCGGGCGGAGTGGGCGTGCGGGAGGTGCGGCGCGTCTCCGAAGCACTGCGGCTGGACCCCATGGGTACGGCCTGGCTGTTGGAGCTGGCTGCCCTCTCCGGCCTGCTGGTTCTTGATGCTGCCACCGCACGGTGGGGAACTGCCGAAACCGATTGGCTGACCCTGGACCGCGAGCTGCAGTGGCGCCGGCTGGTGGAATCCTGGCTGGAGGCAGAGCGGGCGCCCTCGCTGGTGGGCGGACCGCTGCCCGGCGGAGGAGTGATTAATGCCCTGGCCGGAGAGCTCTCGCGCCCGGATGCGCCCCTCGTGCGGCGCCGGGCCCTGGAAATGCTGTCCGAACTTTCCGCCGCGGGCGTTGGCCAGGAAACCCATTCGGCAGCGTTCGACGTCGAGGACCTGATCGGCGCACTGACCTGGCATCAGCCCAGGCTGCAGCGCAGGTTCGCCCGCCTGGTTCCGGGCATCCTCAAGGAGGCTGCCCAGCTGGGCCTCATCGGATCGGGTGCCCTCTCTGAACTCGGCCACGCGGTGGCCGCCTCCGATTTCGGGAGGGCGACCGGAAGGCTAAACCAGGCCCTGCCGGCACCCCTGAGTTCATTCCTGCTCCAGGCCGACCTGACCGCGGTGGCACCCGGTTACCTGGATCCTTCAGTCGCCCGGCAGCTCTCCCTCATCTCAGATGCCGAGGGCCGCGGACCTGCCGCGATCTACCGCTTCTCGGCAGATTCCATCCGCCGCGCCCTTGATGCCGATATGGACGCCGCCTCGATCCTGGAGTTTTTGTCCCACTACTCTGCCACCGAGGTTCCGCAGCCGCTGCGCTACCTCGTGGAAGACACCGCCAGCCGCCATGGGCGCCTGCGCATCGGTGCAGCCTGGTCCTACCTGCGCAGTGACGACGAGGCAGCGCTCAACGCGCTGGTTGCCGATCCCCGCTCCGCGCCGCTGGGGCTGACGCGGATTGCGCCGACAGTGGTTTCCTCCGCTGCCACGCCGCAGGAACTCGCACTGGCTATCCGCGGCCTCGGCTACGCGCCGGTCATGGAAGGCAGGGCCCGCGAGGCCAACGGTTCCCATGTCCGCCCCCCTGTGCCGGCACCGTCGTCGTCCAGTACCCGGGTGAACCAATGGGAACTCAGTGATGAGGACCTGGATGCCCAGCTGGCTGCGCTCCGCGGCCGCGGGCCGGCTGTGGCCAAACATAATGATGAGTCGATGCCGCTGGTAGGGCTGGAGACGCTGCGCAAGGCCATCCGCACCAAGAGTTCCGTGCGGATGGGAGTGGTGGACAGCCAGGGGAATGAACGGCAGGAGATCTTCGTTCCCCTTTCGGTAGGCGAGGGCCGGGTCAGGGTCTTCGATCCGCGGCGCGACGTTGAGCGCGTAGTGTCAATACACCGGATAATGGATGTGGAAATAGTGGAGGGCAGCCCAGCACATGGTTGA